The sequence ACATCGACAAAGGTCCGTTCGCGGCCGGTCATCCTGGCAATGCGCCGGTTGAGATCGCCCATGCTGATCACTTCCGGCCCGCCCAGCTCGAAGGTCTGGCCGGCATAAAGCTCCGGATGGCTTAAGGCTTCGGCTGCGGCATCGGCGACATCGCCGGCGAAGATCGGCTGGAATTTCGTGCTGCTGCCGATGATCGGCACGACGGGCAACATCTGGATCATCGCGGCGAAGCGATTGATGAACTGGTCTTCCTGGCCGAAGACAATCGACGGCCGGAACAGGATCGCGTCGGGAAAGGCTCTGAGAACCGCCTGTTCGCCGTCGCCCTTGCTCTTGCCATAGCGCGAGGGCGATTCGCTGTCGGCGCCGATCGCGGACATATGCAACAGGGTTTTGCATCCGGCATCGGCCGCCGCTTCGGCAACATTGCGCGCGCCGCCGACATGGACCGCCTCGAAATTGCCGTTCAATATGCCGACCAGATTGACCACGCCGTCGCAGCCGTGGATCGCACGGGCCACGCTGTCGGCTTTGGTCACATCGGCGCTGACAAATTGCGTCTGGCCGAGATTGCCGAGCGGTTTGATATGCATCGCGTTCTTGATATTACGCTCGGCAATGCGCAGCCGCGCCCCGCGCTCCAGCAGCGCCTGCGCCACATAGCGGCCGAGAAAGCCGCCGCCGCCAAATATGCAAATCAATTGTCCGTCGAGATCCATGTCCATTTTCCACTCGTGCCCTGGTTTGTTCACTTGCCTCTGCCTCAGCCGGGCGGGTGAAGCAACAGCCGATTCCTTCCCCGGCATAGCATATTTCCCGCCGCCACGCCTCCGATCCGCACGGCCCGCGCACCGGTGGCCGGCAGCAATGCGTTTTTTGCCGATATGAATCATTGACAGCAGAACCACCAAGCGGCTAATCGCCCGCCTCTATCAGGTGGTATCGACATGATCACCGCCTGCATGGGCCCAGATGGCGGAATTGGTAGACGCGCATGCTTCAGGTGCATGTATTCGCAAGGATGTGGAGGTTCGAGTCCTCTTCTGGGCACCATTTGTTCTTCCCTTGTTCTCTCTAATAGTCTATAAAACCCGCAGAAACGCTAGGTTTCTGACTTCGTGTTGTTCCAGCTTGTTCCATCAAATCTTGGGCCTTCTCGGAGTTTTTGTGGGCCTTTTTGTGGGCCTTTTGGAAAACCACATTGGGAAGGACTCGAATTGGCTTTATCCGACACTCGCATCCGTTCATTACGTCCTCGCGACAAGACTTACAGGGTCGTCGACGAACGTGGGCTTTATCTCCAAATAACGCCAGCTGGAGGAAAACTCTGGCAATTCCGTTATCGAATGGAGGGCGTTGAAAAGAAGCTCTCTATCGGAAGCTACCCCGAAATTGGTCTGCGACAAGCACGCGACGCTGCAATAGATGCCAGACAGCTGGTGGCCGCCGGAGGCGACCCAGCATTCGACAAGAAAAAAGAAAAGCTGCGCAATGAGTTTCTGGCTGCGCATACCTTCGGCGATATTGCTCTGGAATATATTGAAGGCATCATGGCTCAAAATGGTCGGGCTGAGGCAACAATCATAAAGGCACAGTATTTTCTGCGCCAGCTAAAGCCAGGCATTGGCAAGCGGCCGATTGACAAGATCGAACCTTTCGAGATCTTGGCGATATTGAAGCGGCTTGAAGCGCAGGGTAAGCATGAGACAGCCAAGAAATGCCGTTCCTTCGCCAGCCGGGTATTCCGTTATGCTGCCGCAACAACGAGGTGCAGCGGTGATCCAACAACGATGCTTCAGGGAGCGCTGATCAAACCGAAACCCAGCAATTATGCAGCAATACTGGATCCCATAGACTTTGGAGGACTGCTGCGCGCAATCGAAGGTTATGGTGGTAATTTGCTCACGCGATATGCCTTATTAGTTGCCCCACATGTTTTTGTCCGACCCGGTGAACTAAGACATGCGGAATGGCACGAAATTGATCTCGACGAAGCAGTTTGGAAAATTCCGCCCGGCAAGATGAAGTCACGGCGGATGCATGCAGTACCGCTGTCGCGGCAGGTTGTCGGCTACCTTGACGAGCTCTCGTCATACATCGGAACTGAAGGATATGCTTTTCCATCAATACGTTCGTTCAAAAGGCCCATGAGTGAGAACACATTAAACGCGGCCTTTCGCCGGATGGGCTTTGGCAAAGATGAGGTTACAGCGCATGGGCTTCGCGCTACCGCTTCGACACTGTTAAACGAGTGCGGATTGTGGAACCCCGATGCTATTGAACGTTCTCTTGCACATGGTGACAGCAATGCAGTGCGCGGCGTCTATCAT comes from Sphingorhabdus sp. YGSMI21 and encodes:
- a CDS encoding complex I NDUFA9 subunit family protein encodes the protein MDLDGQLICIFGGGGFLGRYVAQALLERGARLRIAERNIKNAMHIKPLGNLGQTQFVSADVTKADSVARAIHGCDGVVNLVGILNGNFEAVHVGGARNVAEAAADAGCKTLLHMSAIGADSESPSRYGKSKGDGEQAVLRAFPDAILFRPSIVFGQEDQFINRFAAMIQMLPVVPIIGSSTKFQPIFAGDVADAAAEALSHPELYAGQTFELGGPEVISMGDLNRRIARMTGRERTFVDVPDAAAKILAMLPGSPITTDQYKMLQKDNVVSAGAKGLDAFGVAPTPIAAIASGWMEKYTAHGRFGARAKAI
- a CDS encoding integrase arm-type DNA-binding domain-containing protein, translated to MALSDTRIRSLRPRDKTYRVVDERGLYLQITPAGGKLWQFRYRMEGVEKKLSIGSYPEIGLRQARDAAIDARQLVAAGGDPAFDKKKEKLRNEFLAAHTFGDIALEYIEGIMAQNGRAEATIIKAQYFLRQLKPGIGKRPIDKIEPFEILAILKRLEAQGKHETAKKCRSFASRVFRYAAATTRCSGDPTTMLQGALIKPKPSNYAAILDPIDFGGLLRAIEGYGGNLLTRYALLVAPHVFVRPGELRHAEWHEIDLDEAVWKIPPGKMKSRRMHAVPLSRQVVGYLDELSSYIGTEGYAFPSIRSFKRPMSENTLNAAFRRMGFGKDEVTAHGLRATASTLLNECGLWNPDAIERSLAHGDSNAVRGVYHRGLHWKERVEMAQWWSDYLDELREGGKVVQFKYARRK